One segment of candidate division KSB1 bacterium DNA contains the following:
- a CDS encoding DUF3108 domain-containing protein — MHRICEAAKDLLKLSAIALALSPLALLAEDVKSPYGFAYADAWINERLSYVMYYKGLPTARALISLKQQNGRYIAELTVRTRPMFDSLFKINNIYRTVFDREGLYRVDKRIDQKNIRQDLVIDYDRTALRAQADNGISWPIQPQCTQLLAMLYELRGRNPQAGEKLSFLLDVESQLWRIEAVTEQSSRKGERLFVFDFTAAAPPQPRPWRTDLLTNRLAGPQSRLLIRLGPPPQNLPILISFGGPDGRVDMKLER, encoded by the coding sequence ATGCACAGAATTTGTGAAGCAGCAAAGGATCTATTAAAGCTTTCGGCTATTGCGCTCGCGCTTTCGCCGCTTGCGTTGTTGGCTGAGGATGTAAAATCGCCTTACGGCTTTGCCTACGCCGATGCCTGGATAAACGAGCGGTTAAGTTATGTGATGTATTATAAAGGTCTGCCGACAGCCCGCGCTCTTATTTCGCTGAAGCAACAGAACGGTCGATACATCGCGGAGTTGACCGTGCGGACCCGGCCGATGTTCGATTCGCTGTTCAAAATCAACAACATTTACCGTACCGTTTTCGATCGAGAAGGTCTTTATCGCGTTGACAAGCGGATCGATCAGAAGAATATTCGTCAAGATTTGGTCATCGACTATGACCGAACCGCCTTGCGGGCGCAAGCCGACAATGGGATTTCTTGGCCGATTCAGCCTCAATGCACTCAGCTGCTGGCCATGCTTTATGAACTTCGTGGGCGCAATCCGCAAGCAGGAGAAAAGTTGTCTTTTCTCCTTGACGTCGAAAGCCAACTTTGGCGTATAGAAGCCGTGACCGAGCAAAGCAGCCGAAAAGGGGAACGGCTGTTCGTCTTTGATTTTACCGCGGCAGCTCCGCCTCAACCTCGCCCATGGCGAACCGACTTGCTGACCAATCGGCTCGCCGGTCCGCAATCTCGGCTGCTCATACGCCTCGGGCCGCCGCCGCAAAATTTGCCCATACTTATTTCCTTCGGCGGACCAGACGGTCGAGTCGATATGAAGTTGGAGCGGTGA
- a CDS encoding glycosyltransferase — translation MIVFVIPILLYILSALILLRPQRPPRVEWEPTVDVIVAARNEERLLSGCLEAIAQLDYPAEKLCIWLVNDASNDGTLAVMESFASMGRNVKIVNLFPNEKKKPGKAGALAEALARSTGEIVCITDADCRPSPSWVRGLVGCFDATTAVVGGLTLLQPAHTLGQAVQALDWLLLLSAAAGVSQLGLPISWVGNNLAFRRSAYLQIGGFTALPDTLVEDFALIQAVRRSTSLKCRFYLIPESVVVSRPAETLPDLYFQRRRWSTGVRHAPPMGLLLMSIAFAAHAAPLFAFFRTPWAVALLVPKAVVDLLLIRRAQKAAQVAAPLRKFLAFEVYFIIYTLVLPFLMLLDRRIRWKDARYTIGRSA, via the coding sequence GTGATAGTTTTCGTGATTCCCATTCTATTGTACATCCTTTCGGCTTTGATCCTGCTTCGTCCGCAGCGCCCGCCCCGCGTCGAATGGGAGCCGACGGTGGACGTCATTGTGGCGGCCCGCAATGAGGAGCGGCTGCTGTCGGGCTGTTTGGAGGCCATCGCTCAGCTGGATTATCCGGCCGAAAAGCTGTGCATCTGGCTGGTCAACGATGCTTCGAATGACGGGACGCTCGCCGTCATGGAAAGCTTTGCCTCTATGGGTCGAAATGTCAAAATAGTCAACCTTTTCCCGAACGAAAAAAAGAAACCCGGCAAAGCCGGGGCACTGGCGGAAGCGCTGGCGCGCTCAACTGGCGAGATCGTCTGCATTACCGACGCCGACTGCCGGCCCTCGCCATCTTGGGTGCGCGGTCTAGTAGGCTGCTTTGACGCGACCACCGCAGTCGTCGGCGGGTTGACCCTGCTGCAGCCTGCGCATACCCTCGGACAGGCGGTGCAGGCGCTCGACTGGCTGCTGCTGCTTTCGGCAGCCGCCGGCGTTTCACAGCTCGGTCTGCCGATCTCTTGGGTCGGCAACAACCTCGCCTTTCGCCGCAGCGCTTATCTGCAAATCGGCGGCTTTACGGCGCTGCCGGACACCTTGGTGGAAGATTTTGCCCTCATCCAGGCTGTACGGCGATCCACCTCCCTAAAATGCCGATTCTATCTCATTCCGGAAAGCGTCGTCGTCAGCCGGCCGGCTGAAACTCTGCCGGATCTCTATTTCCAACGCCGACGATGGAGCACCGGCGTGCGCCATGCCCCTCCGATGGGCTTGCTGTTAATGTCGATCGCTTTTGCCGCCCATGCGGCGCCCCTTTTCGCTTTCTTTCGTACACCCTGGGCGGTCGCCCTTTTGGTGCCGAAAGCCGTGGTTGATCTGCTGCTGATACGCCGCGCGCAAAAAGCGGCGCAAGTTGCTGCTCCGTTGCGGAAATTTCTCGCCTTTGAGGTCTACTTCATCATCTATACGCTGGTTTTGCCTTTTCTCATGCTCCTGGATCGCCGTATACGGTGGAAGGACGCCCGATATACCATCGGGAGGTCGGCATGA